Part of the Salinimonas lutimaris genome, TTACGTACTTACATGATTGATGCTCTGCAATACTGGGTAAAAACCTTTGATATTGATGGCTTTCGTTGTGATGTGGCTGGATATGTGCCCAACGATTTCTGGGAGCAGGCCCGACAACAGCTGGATAAAATCAAGCCGGTTTTTATGCTGGCTGAATGGGAAAACCGGGACTTACATGAGCAGGCTTTTAATATGTCTTATGCCTGGAGCTGGAATGAAACGGTCCATGGCATTGCCATGGGGGGCTTACCGCTGGATAAACTGCGCAAGTATTATTCGTGGAATGAGCGGTCGTGGCCTAAGTCTGCCTATCGGATGACTTTTGTCAGTAACCACGACATGAACAGCTGGGACGGCACCCAGCACGAGCAATTCGGGATATTCCTGAAAGCCGCCATTGTGCTGTCGGTTATCGGTGAAGGCATGCCGCTGATATACAACAGTCAGGAAGCCGGCGAAACTAAGCGGCTGGCGTTTTTTGAGCGGGATCCGATAGACTGGCAAACTCATGAGATTGGTGATTTCTACCGCCAGCTCATTACCATTAAAAAGTCGATACCGGCATTGTTTAACGGCCCGTTCGGGGCAACCATGATTCAGGTACCCGGCAGTCACATGGATAAAGTGTTTGCTTTTGTCCGTCAGCAGGGCAATGACAAAGTGCTGGTGATTCTGAATTTTTCAGATGCGCCGGTCAGTGTCACTTTTGACTCTCTTTTGTATCCGGGAACCTATCACGACCTGCTCAGCGGTAAAACCTGCACATTAAGTCGTGATCAGCCCATGCTCATGCCCGCGGCCGGTTATACCGTGCTGCACCAGACCATCACCGCCTCTTAGACGCTGTTAAATCCGGCGCAGTAGCACGCTTGCTGGCCTGACGGCTATACCGTCAGGCTTGCCAGGGCCAGCAGCATCAAAGCAATAAATACATAAGCCATGCGCCGGGTTAATATGGTGACCGTACCGGTTGGCATAGGGCGGGCGCGCCCCTCAAACTGGCCGACGATGCCATGAAATAACCCCGACAGTCCATCGCGAAGCCCGGTCAGCCGGGCAACTGTCCAGCGTCCGGCGGCAGGAAGCGGGCGGCGGTAGAACCATTCTACATCCAGATTCACTGAGCGTAGTTCGGGCGGATACAACCCTTGCTTATTCAGCCATACAAAGGCCAGTGCAGAGAAGAACAGGATCTGAAGCTGGGTCAGTACGTGGGTCACATCATACGGCGTATAGTCAATTTGCCAGGGCAGCATGGCATACAGCCATTGCGGGTTCACGCCAATCACAATGCACAATACCGCTGATAGGCCCATGGCAATCTGCATATTAACCGGCGCTTCTTTGGGACGCAGGCCTGAGTCATGAGCAAAAAAGGCAAAAAACGGAATTTTAATCCCTGCATGGTGAAACACGCCGGCCGACGCAAATAACAGCATCAGCCAGACAATGGTCTGGTCCTGCTCAAGCAGCGCAGCCATAACCATACTTTTGCTAACAAACCCGCTGAACAGGGGAAACGCCGAAATCGACGCCGCTCCAACCAGGCAAAACAGGGTGGTGCGGGGCATGGTTTTATACAGTCCGCCTAAATCTGAGCCATTCACATGTCCCACCCGGGTCAGCACTGCTCCCATGCTCATAAACAGCAAGCCTTTAAATATCACATCATTAAACGCGTGGGCCACCGCTCCATTGAGCGCCAGCGCAGTGCCAATCCCAATTCCGCACACCATAAAGCCGAGCTGGTTAATCAGTGAATAAGCCAGCACCTTGCGCAGATCATTTTCAATAACCGCATAAAATATCGGAAAGCAGGTCATGGCCGCGCCAATGTAAATCAGTAGCTCCTCGCCGGGGAACAGGCGGGCCAGTAAATACACTGCTACCTTGGTGGTAAACGCCGATAAGTAAAGCGTACCGGTGGGCGTGGCTAAAGGATAGGCATCGGTCAGCCAGGTATGCAAAAACGGAAAACCGCATTTTATACCCAGCGCTATAAAGATCATCCAGCTGGCGGCTGAGTCATCCAGTCCAATCGCCGTCAGGGCCAGAGAGCCTGTTTGCTGATACAGCATAATCGTGCCGCTGAGCATCAGTACCCCGGATAACACCTGAATAATCACATAGCGGTTGGCAGCGCGAATGGCTTCGGGGGTGCGCCGGGCCCAGATTAAAAAGGCCGAGGTAATGGCCAGCAGTTCCCAGAACATAAATACACTGAGCAGGTCGCCGGCAAATACTGCTCCCACCGCACTGCCGGCATACAGCAGGCCGGTGACCTGCTGTATGGTGTCTTTCACATGCACCGAATAAATCAGGGCAATAAATGCTGCCAGATGAAACAAGTAGCCAAATAACATACTGAGCCGGTCAACCTGATACAGGCTCAGACTCATGCCTGCCACTTCCCAGGTCATGCCGGTGGAATCAGCCCCGTTAAAAAACAGGTTCAGGGCACCGAGTACCGGTGCCAGAATCAGCAGTACCCGGCTTTTACCCTGAAGTAGCGGAGCAAGCAGTGCAAATACAAAAAACACCACAAAAGGCGGCAGGTTAGCAATCCCCATCAATGATGCTCCTTGTCGTTGTGCGTTGAGGACGATGAAGCGTCAGCTGCATCCAGCGGTGCTTCGTAGTAATTTTCATCCCGCATCAGTAAATGACGCAGCCACTTGGCGACAAAAACCAGTATCACGCAGGCAACAAATCCGTACAGCGCATAAAACGCCGGGATTTTTTCCAGATCGTTATAAATGTGCCGATGCACAATAAAATCAGCTATCACCAGCCCGGCGCACAATACGTAGAAAACCCGCAGGATCCAGGTGACAACCGCCGGATTATCAAACAATCCACTGTCTTTATCAGACTGACTCATGGCTGAGACCCTCCGGTAATGTGTGTGGCCAGGTTGAAGATGACATGGGGATCAAAAAACAGGTACACGCACAGCGCGGCAGGTACCGCCATGCCAATCAGGCAGGCCAGCGGCGCCTCACGATACTGCTGGGTATCATCACCGGACTTGAAAAAGGCATGCATGGGAATACTCAGTAAGTACCAGATATTGAGCAGTGTACTGAGCATCAGTGTAATACTCAGCGACCACTGTAAAACCGGGTTGCCCTGAAAGGCGACAGCGCCGGTGACCAGGTACCATTTACTCCACATGCCGGAAAAAAACGGAATACCGATGATGCTCATGGCCCCGACGGTGAAAAGCCCGAATGTTACGGGCATGGCCCGGCCCAGTCCGTTCATCTGACTGATATTGGTTTTGTCGGTGGCGACGAGCACCGCTCCGGCCGCAAAAAACAGAGTTATCTTGGCGGTAGCGTGCATCACAATATGCATGGTGCCGCCCAGCAGTCCGGCCGGAGTCAGCAGCAATGCACCAAGCACAATGTAGCTCAGCTGACTCACGGTACTGTAGGCCAGGCGTTCTTTGAGATTGTCACGAGTCATGGCCACCAGTGAGGCGATAATGATGGTCGCCATAGGAATAATCAGCAGGTACTGCGTCAGGTTACTGGTTTGTAAAAACTCAGGCCCGGCAACAAACAACACTACCTTGAGCAGACTGAAAACCCCCGCTTTAACCACTGCAACAGCGTGCAGCAGGGCGCTGACCGGCGTGGGTGCGACCATGGCCGAAGGAAGCCAGCGGTGCAGTGGCATAACACCGGCTTTACTGATCCCGAAAATAAACAGCAGCATCAGCGGAGCCAGCCAGGTCGGGTCCAGGTGCCCCTGCAAAATACCGCCTTCCTGAAAGGTCAGGGTACCGGCAGCCATATAAGTGATAATGATCGCCGGCAAAAAGAACACAATAGATGAGCCCATCAGAATCATCAGGTACCGTTTACCGCCTTTTCTGGCCTCATCAGTACCGGCATGGGTAACCAGCGGGTAAGTACTGACTGTCAGCACTTCATAAAATAAGAACAGAGTTAGTAGATTATCGCTAAAGGCAATGGCCATGACAGTGGCAATGGCCACAGCAAACAGTACATAAAAGCGGGTCTGGTTTTTTTCATGATGACCGCGCATATAGCCAATGGCATAAACAGAGGTCACCAGCCACAGGCCACTGGCCAATAGAGCAAATAACACACCGAATCGGGTAACGGAAAATGCAATACTCAGTGTTTCCAGTGGTTGTGCTATCACCAGTGTCTGGCTATCTGTTTCCAGGCCCTGATAGAGCAGGCAGGCCATGGCAAAGGTTAACGCCGCGGTGCCCAGGGTGACAGCTTCACGGATATTCGGCCAGCGCCCGCATCGACTGATAATAACAGCCCCGGCCAGTGGCAATAGCATCAGCATGACCAGCAGGGTGGTGGTCATCATCGGGCACCTCCGGTTTCAATCAGGGAGGTAACCGCGGTTGTGGCTGCCTCAAGCGGCAACTGGGTATACAATCCAAAATACAAACAGGCAAGCACCATCACATAGCACACCACAGTAGCGGCGGGCATGGACGGAACAATATCTTTACCGGAGCCCACCTGATGCACGTGCAACTTGGTTTTACCATCAAACGCGAGCGCTTCAATCACTTTCCATACGTATAAAATGGCCATGACAGACGCAATCAGAATCACCGCTGCCACCACGTAATTTTGCTGCGCCAGCGCACCTTGTACCAGGTACCATTTACTGATGAATCCGGCAGTGCCCGGCACACCAATCAGACTTAGCCCGCCCAGGGCAAAGGCTGCCAGAGTCCAGGGCATGGTTTTACCGGCGCCACGCAAATGCTCCAGGTTAGTGGTATGCAAGCGGTAGTAAATGATACCGGCAGCCATAAACAACGCTGCCTTGGTGATGGCGTGGTTAAATATGTGCAGCACGGTTCCGGTAAGACCGGCATCGTTATTCAGCCCGATACCTACCACCATATAACCGAGCTGGGCTACGCTGGAGTAGGCCAGCAAACGTTTGATGGAAATTTGCCGGATGGCTTTATAAGAGCCATACAGCATACCCAGACAGCCGCTTAGCAGTAAAAAATCCGGTAGCAGCGTATCGCCCCAGTAGTCCTGAGGAAAAACATGGTATAAACAGCGTAACAGAACATACACCGCCACTTTGGTAGAGGTGGAAGCAATAAATACCGTCACCATGGTGGGCGCCTGAGTGTAGGCATCAGGCAGCCAGGAATGCAGCGGAAATGCGGCGGCTTTGAGCGCCAGCCCGATTAACATAAACAGCAGGGCCGTCAGTACTAGCGTCATGGACTCAAACTGTTTGAAATGGGTGGCGATGTCGGCCATATTCAGGGTGCCCGACGCGGCGTATAAAAAACCAATCCCCAGCAAAAAGAAGGTCGCCCCGAGTGTACCGGCAATTAAGTAATTGAAGGACGCTACCAGTGCCTGGCGTTTTTGTCCCATAGCGATGATGGCATAAGAGGACAGCGAGGAGATTTCCAAAAACACAAACAGATTAAAAATATCTCCGGTCAGCGCCATGCCCAGTAATCCGAGCATCACCAGCTGAAAGGCTGCATAGAAAAGATGAAGCTGACTGTCATGAATCTCACGTTCAGCCATTTTTTTTCCGTACAGCAAAGCCAGGGTGGCGATGACCCCAACAATGAGCGCCACCAGAGCATTGAGTGCATCAATCACATATTCAATGCCCCAGGGCGGCTTCCAGCCACCCAGTTCATAGTGAATGACTGTGCCGGAAGACACTTCACGAAACAAAATATAGGCAATAACAGTGACCGTTGCGGTACTCAACAGGCTGATAGCCCAAGCCAGATGCCGGTTGGCAATCATAGCGGTCACCGGTGCGGTGAGTAAGGGAATGACTACCAGTAAAACAGTATAGGCATCCATCAATCCAGCTCCTCCTTTTGCATCTGATGATGAATGGCATCTTCTTCCAGGCAGTCATACGCGCGGCGAATGCGTATAATCAGTGCAAAACCCAGCGCCATGGTCGCCACGCCTACTACAATAGCTGTTAGCATCAGTACCTGGGGGAGCGGGTTAGCATAGCGGGTGGCGGCATCGGTAATGATGGGGGCGGTACCACCATCCACTTTTCCTACACTGACATAAAACAGAATGACGGCGGTCTGAAACATACTCAGCCCGGCCAGTTTTTTCATCAGGTTAGGACTGCTCATCATGGTAAACATGCCCACCATCATTACACCAATGATGAGCCAGTAATTGAGGTGACCTAAAATATATGCACTCATTGTGGCTGGATGGTCCTTGCAAAGGTGTAAAACAACAGCAGCATCACACTGGCCACGGTAATTCCCACACCCAGTTCAATAACAATAATGCCAAGATGCTGCCCGCCGACCGGGGTTTCTGCCAGCACACTGTAATTTAAAAACGTGCCGCCCCGGATAAGCGAGACTACGCCAACGCCGGCATACAGTAATACGCCCAGACACGCACATACCCGAAGCACGGCTTCTGGCAATACCCGGGTCGTCGCATCCACGCCATACACCAGTGCATACAGTAAAAAGCCGCTGGAGAAGATAACGCCGGCCTGAAAGCCGCCGCCTGGTGAATAGTCACCATGAAACTGTACATACAAGGCAAACAGTAAAATGACCGGCACCAGCCACTTAGTCACGACGCGTAAAATCAGACTGTCGCTCATGATGATTTCTCCGGTTGTTGCGAGCCTGTAGTGGCTGATTTTTTAGCCCGCAGGTGGACTTTTTCCCGCCGGCCCAGCAACAGCAATACGCCGATGCCAGCGGTCAGCACAACGGTGACCTCACCAAGGGTGTCAAAGCCCCGGTAGCTGGCGAGTACCGCGGTGACCAGGTTAGGTACACCGGTTTCCTGCTGGCCTTTTTCAATATAATGGCGGGCGACTTCCTGATACGCCGGAGAGTTTTCCTCACCAAAATTAGGCAGATCCTGAATACCAAAGATGACCAGCGTGCCCATGGCCAGACTCAGCAAAAAGGGAAGGAGTCGCTTGCCCGGTTTAATTGGCGCACTGTGGCCCTGTCGGATAGCAGCCAATGTGGCTAGCATCAGCACAGTGGAAATGCCGGTGCCCACCGCCGCCTCAGTAAATGCCACATCGGGGGCATCCAGCACCACAAACAGGCTGGATACCAGCAAAGAGTACAGACCAAACAGCATAACCATGGCCAGCAGCACTTTGACGCGCATCACTGCAATGGCAGTGATCAGTAAAAACACCAGCAAGACAGTATTGAGCAGCAGGCTCATGGCAGGTCGGCCTCCTTATTGTTGTCGCTGGCCGGTGCTTTAAGGCCCCAGCGCCAGGCGCTGTTGGCCAGTGCATAAGATGACACCGGACTGGTAAACAGCAAAAACAGAAAGACAATTGCCAGCTTGGCGGTGGTTAATGACCAGCCGGAGTGACAGGCCAGGCCTGCCAGCAGAAGAAAAGAGCACAGCGTGTCTGTAATGCCGACCGCATGCAGGCGTGAGTAAAAATCAGGCAGACGAAACAGGCCCAGACCACCGGTCAGACTGAGCAGGCAGGCGATGCCAATCAAAAAGTAAGACACAATTTCAGCGATCATGTTTGTTCTCCACAGCGCTGACCGGCCCTGACTGATCATCGGGTTCTTCATCCGGCGAGGCAAAAAAATGGCCACGCTCCACCAAACGCAGGGCAGCCACCACGCCAATAAAATTGAGCAGGGAATACAGCAGCGCAATATCAAGCAAGTCTTCCCGGCCAGAGAAAAATGCAATCAGTGCCACCAGTAACACCGCCTTGGTGCCAAACATATTTACCGCCAGGATACGGTCAAACACAGTGGGCCCGACAAAAGCGCGGGCCAGGGCAATGGCCATGGTGATCAGAAAAGCAATACCGGCTACCAGATACAGCATTGTCATCGGTCGCTTCCTTTTTTATGTTGGGCAATGGTTTTAACATGACGACGTTTGATACGCGGAATAATGTCGGCCATGGCCCCGTTGGCCAGATCTTCAGCGCCACTGCGGCTGATGCTGTGCACCAGAATTTTGTCATTTTCCATGACCATCGACACGGTTCCCGGCGTTAACGTGATGGCATTGGCAAAGATCACCTGCGACAGCGGGTTGGAAAAGGGCAGTGGAATTTCTTTGAAAGTGGGGGTTGGGCGGCGTATACCATAAATACGCAGGCACACATCAATGTTGGAGAGCACAACCAGCCACGCCAGTTTGCCCACAAACACGAACAGGTCAGTGGTTACAGGCAAATTAAATTGTTCGTGGTCAATTTCATCCATGCGCCGGTCGAGCCACAGTACAAGTACCACAGAAGCAAGACCCAGACACAACAACAATGGGGTAAAGTGACCTGACAGTAAAACCCATAGCACGCCTAAAATGACGCCTAGTCTGAGTGTTGCTTTCACGTTCTTGTCCCTACTGATTTTTGGCTTGTTAGAGTTTTATTAAAATCTATAACTTCCTTGTACTTACCCTAGCTGAAGATCCGATCAAAAAGCAAAACTCAAGTGATGATTATTCGTCCGGTAGTCGCCAAGCCAGTGCCAAGTCTGGCATAATATGGGTTTTGCTTACTTTGCGGTGATTATGGCTTCAATTTCCACCATTTTTTCAGCTGACGGCCTGCTGGCACGGGCCATTGACGGGTTCGTGCCCCGTCAGGCGCAAACCGATATGGCCGAGGCAGTGCGAGATGCGCTGAAAGAAAAACACAGTCTGATTGTGGAAGCCGGTACCGGTACTGGTAAGACCTTTGCCTATCTGGCACCGGCTCTGACAGCCAAGGGCAAGGCAATCATTTCAACCGGTACCAAAAACCTGCAGGAGCAGCTGTACCACCGCGACCTTCCACTGGTAAAAAAAGCCCTGGGCAGCCACCGCAAAACCGCGCTGCTAAAAGGCCGCGCTAATTACCTGTGCCTGCATCGTCTGGCTCAGCACGGGGGCAATTCCACCTTGCTGGAAAAAGAGACCCTGGATGAGCTGTCTACGGTAAAAACCTGGTCAACCACCACCAAAACCGGTGACATTGGTGAGCTTAAAACGCTGCCCGAAGATGCCCGGGTGCTGCCTCTGATCACCTCCACCGTAGATAACTGCCTGGGACGCGACTGTCCCGACTATGAAGACTGTTATCTGGTTCGGGCTCGGCGTAAAGCGCTCGAAGCGGATGTAATTGTGGTTAATCACCATCTGTTTTTTGCCGATCTGGCATTAAAAGATACCGGTTTTGGCGAGCTTATCCCTGAAGCCGATGCCATTGTATTTGACGAGGCCCACCAGATTCCGGATATCGCCAGTGACTATTTTGGTGAAACCCTGTCGACCCGCCAGTTACATGATATGGCCAAAGACATCACATTGCTGTTTCGCACGGTATTAAAAGATGCTGCGCAGCTGGATAAAGCCGCCGACAAATGCCGTATTGTGGCGTCTGACTTACGCTTGCTGTTTCCCGACACCCCGCAGCGCGGTAGCTGGGTGGAAGCCATGCAGCGCGAGGAAGTACAAACGCAGATCAGCCGGCTGGCGGATGCTATCAGCGTGTTGCATGAAGTGTGCAAGCTGAATGTGGGCCGTGATAAAGACCTGGATAACCTGTACGAGCGTATTGTGGAAACCCGGGAGCAGCTGGATGCGTTTCGTAACATTGAGCAGCAGGGCGTCAGTCTGTGGTATGAAACCACCCAGCGGCACATGGTGTTGCATCTGACGCCGTTATCGATTGCCAGCAAATTTCGCCGATTTGTGACCGATCCGCCCCGGGGCTGGATTTTCACCTCAGCTACACTGATGGTGGATGATGGCTTTGAACACTTTCAGCGGCGCATGGGCTTAGAAGACGCCAGGACCCTGGGGCTGGACAGCCCGTTTGATTATGCCACTCAGGCAATGTTGTGTGTACCGCGCTATTTACCGGAGCCCAACAGCTTTGAGATGCGTGATACTCTGTTACAGACGGCCAAACGCCTGATCAAGGCCAGCCGTGGACGTTGCTTTTTGCTGTTTACCAGCCATGCCATGCTACGCCACACCGCAGCCCGGCTAGAAGAAGAAATTGATAATCCGCTGCTGGTGCAGGGCACTACGACCAAGGCGGCTCTGCTGGCTGAATATCTGGCCCGGGAGGATGCGGTATTGCTGGGAACAGGAGCATTCTGGGAAGGCGTGGATGTACGTGGCAGCGATTTGGTGTGTGTCATGATTGATAAATTGCCATTTGCCTCACCGGATGACCCGCTGTTACAGGCCCGGATGGAAGATGTGAAAAAGCGTGGTGCAAACCCGTTTGGCGTGATTCAGATCCCACAGGCGGTAATTACGCTCAAACAAGGCGCAGGCCGGCTTATCCGCGATCCGAACGATAAAGGTGTCCTGGTGATTTGTGATAATCGACTGGTCACCAAGCCGTATGCCAAAACCTTTTTAGCCAGTCTGCCGGACATGAAACGTACCCGGAGCCTGGATAAAATCGAAGAATTTCTTGCTGACATTGAATAACTGTGAGACCCATGAATTTATTAGCTATTGATACAGCCACCGAAGCACTGTCGGTTGCCCTGCAAGTTAACGGTAATCTGTTTTCCCGCTTTGAAATCTGCCCTCAGCAGCATAGCCAGAAGTTATTGCCCCTGGTTGATGAGGTATTACAGGATGCCGGCGTGCAGATCGGCGAACTGGACGGCCTGGTATTTGGCCGCGGACCAGGAAGTTTTACCGGAGTGCGTATTGCCACCGGTATGATTCAGGGCTTGTCACTGGGCAGTAGTCTGCCTGTGGTAGGCATAAGCACGCTGGCGGCCATGGCGATGCAGGCGGTGGCAGAGCACGGTGCCGATAAGATACTGAGCGCCACCGATGCACGGATGAGCGAAGTGTATTTTGGTCAGTATTCGGTGCAAAGCGGTCTGGTTGAGCTGATCGGTGAAGAGGTGGTTTGTGCGCCGGCAGAGGCTGCCGAAAAAGCGGCTCAGCAGGGTTTTGTGGCGGTCGGCACCGGCTGGCAAGCCTATCCGGAACTAGCCGCCTGCGTAGCAGACGCCCCGCAGATTTTATATCCACAGGCACAGTATATGCTGGCGCTGGCCGAACAGGAGTTCAGGGCCGGGCGCAGCAGCGATGCAGCCGGGGTATCGCCGGTGTATCTGCGTGACAAGGTGACCTGGAAAAAACTGCCCGGGCGCGAATAAACCTGGATCATGGCCCGATAGCACGTCTGTAAATAATGCGCCGCAGTGTACTGTGGCGCATTTTTTGTATAACTATTTTTCTGACAGCCGGTGTCGGCAAGCCCCTGAGTAAGCGTCAATGAAGGGCCGCTTTGTGTCTTTACCGGTTAATTAGCATATTGGTCTGACGTTTTGATTGGACACAGTTGAAGTAGATCACGAATAAACAGCAATGGAAATTAACGGTTCATTTTCTGTTATCGCACCGCAAGAGTCCCCGGCACGGCCGGACGCGGTGCACAAAAAACAAAAGTCTGCGCAGCAGGAAGCGGGACCGGTTTCTCCGGCGCCGGGTATTGTGCTGGCGGCCACCGAGGATTCCCTGCATAAAGCACGTACATTCCAGCGGGCTTCTGGCTATGACCAGCCCCAGGGACGAGGCGAGCAGGCGGTGCTGGCGTATCAG contains:
- a CDS encoding Na+/H+ antiporter subunit E, which codes for MKATLRLGVILGVLWVLLSGHFTPLLLCLGLASVVLVLWLDRRMDEIDHEQFNLPVTTDLFVFVGKLAWLVVLSNIDVCLRIYGIRRPTPTFKEIPLPFSNPLSQVIFANAITLTPGTVSMVMENDKILVHSISRSGAEDLANGAMADIIPRIKRRHVKTIAQHKKGSDR
- a CDS encoding Na(+)/H(+) antiporter subunit B, encoding MSDSLILRVVTKWLVPVILLFALYVQFHGDYSPGGGFQAGVIFSSGFLLYALVYGVDATTRVLPEAVLRVCACLGVLLYAGVGVVSLIRGGTFLNYSVLAETPVGGQHLGIIVIELGVGITVASVMLLLFYTFARTIQPQ
- a CDS encoding proton-conducting transporter transmembrane domain-containing protein, which translates into the protein MMTTTLLVMLMLLPLAGAVIISRCGRWPNIREAVTLGTAALTFAMACLLYQGLETDSQTLVIAQPLETLSIAFSVTRFGVLFALLASGLWLVTSVYAIGYMRGHHEKNQTRFYVLFAVAIATVMAIAFSDNLLTLFLFYEVLTVSTYPLVTHAGTDEARKGGKRYLMILMGSSIVFFLPAIIITYMAAGTLTFQEGGILQGHLDPTWLAPLMLLFIFGISKAGVMPLHRWLPSAMVAPTPVSALLHAVAVVKAGVFSLLKVVLFVAGPEFLQTSNLTQYLLIIPMATIIIASLVAMTRDNLKERLAYSTVSQLSYIVLGALLLTPAGLLGGTMHIVMHATAKITLFFAAGAVLVATDKTNISQMNGLGRAMPVTFGLFTVGAMSIIGIPFFSGMWSKWYLVTGAVAFQGNPVLQWSLSITLMLSTLLNIWYLLSIPMHAFFKSGDDTQQYREAPLACLIGMAVPAALCVYLFFDPHVIFNLATHITGGSQP
- the mnhG gene encoding monovalent cation/H(+) antiporter subunit G, coding for MIAEIVSYFLIGIACLLSLTGGLGLFRLPDFYSRLHAVGITDTLCSFLLLAGLACHSGWSLTTAKLAIVFLFLLFTSPVSSYALANSAWRWGLKAPASDNNKEADLP
- a CDS encoding monovalent cation/H+ antiporter subunit D family protein — translated: MDAYTVLLVVIPLLTAPVTAMIANRHLAWAISLLSTATVTVIAYILFREVSSGTVIHYELGGWKPPWGIEYVIDALNALVALIVGVIATLALLYGKKMAEREIHDSQLHLFYAAFQLVMLGLLGMALTGDIFNLFVFLEISSLSSYAIIAMGQKRQALVASFNYLIAGTLGATFFLLGIGFLYAASGTLNMADIATHFKQFESMTLVLTALLFMLIGLALKAAAFPLHSWLPDAYTQAPTMVTVFIASTSTKVAVYVLLRCLYHVFPQDYWGDTLLPDFLLLSGCLGMLYGSYKAIRQISIKRLLAYSSVAQLGYMVVGIGLNNDAGLTGTVLHIFNHAITKAALFMAAGIIYYRLHTTNLEHLRGAGKTMPWTLAAFALGGLSLIGVPGTAGFISKWYLVQGALAQQNYVVAAVILIASVMAILYVWKVIEALAFDGKTKLHVHQVGSGKDIVPSMPAATVVCYVMVLACLYFGLYTQLPLEAATTAVTSLIETGGAR
- a CDS encoding cation:proton antiporter subunit C codes for the protein MSAYILGHLNYWLIIGVMMVGMFTMMSSPNLMKKLAGLSMFQTAVILFYVSVGKVDGGTAPIITDAATRYANPLPQVLMLTAIVVGVATMALGFALIIRIRRAYDCLEEDAIHHQMQKEELD
- a CDS encoding ATP-dependent DNA helicase, with translation MASISTIFSADGLLARAIDGFVPRQAQTDMAEAVRDALKEKHSLIVEAGTGTGKTFAYLAPALTAKGKAIISTGTKNLQEQLYHRDLPLVKKALGSHRKTALLKGRANYLCLHRLAQHGGNSTLLEKETLDELSTVKTWSTTTKTGDIGELKTLPEDARVLPLITSTVDNCLGRDCPDYEDCYLVRARRKALEADVIVVNHHLFFADLALKDTGFGELIPEADAIVFDEAHQIPDIASDYFGETLSTRQLHDMAKDITLLFRTVLKDAAQLDKAADKCRIVASDLRLLFPDTPQRGSWVEAMQREEVQTQISRLADAISVLHEVCKLNVGRDKDLDNLYERIVETREQLDAFRNIEQQGVSLWYETTQRHMVLHLTPLSIASKFRRFVTDPPRGWIFTSATLMVDDGFEHFQRRMGLEDARTLGLDSPFDYATQAMLCVPRYLPEPNSFEMRDTLLQTAKRLIKASRGRCFLLFTSHAMLRHTAARLEEEIDNPLLVQGTTTKAALLAEYLAREDAVLLGTGAFWEGVDVRGSDLVCVMIDKLPFASPDDPLLQARMEDVKKRGANPFGVIQIPQAVITLKQGAGRLIRDPNDKGVLVICDNRLVTKPYAKTFLASLPDMKRTRSLDKIEEFLADIE
- a CDS encoding alpha-amylase family glycosyl hydrolase, which encodes MSSPEFPVNSKYQFVQPPWSQNAVIYQVNTRQFSAQGTFKGVEAGLDHIKALGADIIWLMPVHPIGEKNRKGSLGSPYAVKDYFGVNPEFGSEQDFHDLVTGIHARGMKVIIDWVPNHSAWDCDLVTSHPQWYARDFKGDFRPSPWWDWDDIIEFDYDQTGLRTYMIDALQYWVKTFDIDGFRCDVAGYVPNDFWEQARQQLDKIKPVFMLAEWENRDLHEQAFNMSYAWSWNETVHGIAMGGLPLDKLRKYYSWNERSWPKSAYRMTFVSNHDMNSWDGTQHEQFGIFLKAAIVLSVIGEGMPLIYNSQEAGETKRLAFFERDPIDWQTHEIGDFYRQLITIKKSIPALFNGPFGATMIQVPGSHMDKVFAFVRQQGNDKVLVILNFSDAPVSVTFDSLLYPGTYHDLLSGKTCTLSRDQPMLMPAAGYTVLHQTITAS
- a CDS encoding monovalent cation/H+ antiporter complex subunit F, which gives rise to MTMLYLVAGIAFLITMAIALARAFVGPTVFDRILAVNMFGTKAVLLVALIAFFSGREDLLDIALLYSLLNFIGVVAALRLVERGHFFASPDEEPDDQSGPVSAVENKHDR
- a CDS encoding Na(+)/H(+) antiporter subunit D is translated as MGIANLPPFVVFFVFALLAPLLQGKSRVLLILAPVLGALNLFFNGADSTGMTWEVAGMSLSLYQVDRLSMLFGYLFHLAAFIALIYSVHVKDTIQQVTGLLYAGSAVGAVFAGDLLSVFMFWELLAITSAFLIWARRTPEAIRAANRYVIIQVLSGVLMLSGTIMLYQQTGSLALTAIGLDDSAASWMIFIALGIKCGFPFLHTWLTDAYPLATPTGTLYLSAFTTKVAVYLLARLFPGEELLIYIGAAMTCFPIFYAVIENDLRKVLAYSLINQLGFMVCGIGIGTALALNGAVAHAFNDVIFKGLLFMSMGAVLTRVGHVNGSDLGGLYKTMPRTTLFCLVGAASISAFPLFSGFVSKSMVMAALLEQDQTIVWLMLLFASAGVFHHAGIKIPFFAFFAHDSGLRPKEAPVNMQIAMGLSAVLCIVIGVNPQWLYAMLPWQIDYTPYDVTHVLTQLQILFFSALAFVWLNKQGLYPPELRSVNLDVEWFYRRPLPAAGRWTVARLTGLRDGLSGLFHGIVGQFEGRARPMPTGTVTILTRRMAYVFIALMLLALASLTV
- a CDS encoding DUF4040 domain-containing protein, whose protein sequence is MSLLLNTVLLVFLLITAIAVMRVKVLLAMVMLFGLYSLLVSSLFVVLDAPDVAFTEAAVGTGISTVLMLATLAAIRQGHSAPIKPGKRLLPFLLSLAMGTLVIFGIQDLPNFGEENSPAYQEVARHYIEKGQQETGVPNLVTAVLASYRGFDTLGEVTVVLTAGIGVLLLLGRREKVHLRAKKSATTGSQQPEKSS